Within Deltaproteobacteria bacterium, the genomic segment ATATTCCACCATCTTGTTGTCTTCCACCTTAATGCGCTGTTCAAGGATGCGAACGCCTGTGATCCCTCTAAGCGTTTTGCAAGCTCGCTCAAAGCCTACCTTGATAGCATCATCAAAACCGACCGGTGACCCGGCAATGACCTCAGTGACTCGTGCAACCCTTGGCATGACTCCTCACCTCCTTCCATTACTCTCTCTATCGTCA encodes:
- a CDS encoding dodecin domain-containing protein, whose product is MPRVARVTEVIAGSPVGFDDAIKVGFERACKTLRGITGVRILEQRIKVEDNKMVEYRVRLEIIFVLEN